From the genome of Sinanaerobacter sp. ZZT-01:
GGATTGGAACTGGAGCACAGCCTACAGAAACCGTAAGAAGTCTTTTCAAGAAGTCTGGTATTATTGAATAAGAAAGCGGTGAATTGTTATGGTGGAACTAGTAGAAGCGATTGCAAAAGCACTCGTTGATGATCCGGAAGCAGTAGAAGTCAAGGAAGTTCAAGGACGTCAGGCAATCGTAATCGAACTGAAGGTTGCTCCGGATGACATGGGTAAGGTTATCGGTAAGCAGGGAAGGATCGCAAAGGCGCTTCGTACTGTTGTAAAAGCCGCAGCAACCAAATCAAATAAAAAAGTAATTGTAGAAATTATGCAATAAAAAGTATATTGATTCTAGAGTACTGCAGAAACGGGGCTGTCTGAAAAACGAAATGACAAACATGTCGATTGGTTTTAAGGCGGCTCCTTATTGTATACAAGTAAAAAAATGAGAGGACTTAAGCATGAAGGACAGAATTACCTTGGGTCAAATCACAAGTGCAGTTGGCATTAAAGGGGAAGTGCGGGTATTTCCTTATACGGATTCGATGGAACGTTTTTCACAAATTAAAACATTACAGATTGAAGAACAAGAATATACAATTGAGCGGGTCAGCTATCGAAAAAACATGGTTGTTTTGAAATTGGAGGGAATTACAGACCGCAATCTTGCAGAGCAGCAAAAAGGGAAAAAATTATATTTAAATAAGGAAGATATGTGGGAAATACCAGAGGATACCTATTTTGTTTCTGATCTTTTGGGGATGACTGTTTTCAATGAAAAGGGCGAAACGATTGGAATGTTGGTTGATGTGATACAAAATAGTGCGCAGGGTCTGTATCAAGTTGAGATGCAGAGTGGATATAGATTTTTAATCCCCGCTGTCAAAGAATTTATTCTGTCTGTATGCATAGAAGAAAAAACAATGATGGTGCGATTAATCGAAGGCTTGGTGGAACTATGAAAATTGATGTGCTGACATTATTTCCAGAAATGTTCTTACCGGTTACCGAGCATAGTATTTTAGGTAGAGCAAAGGAAAATCAGATTCTGGATATTCGATTGACAAATATCCGAGATTATAGCTTGGACAAGCATAAAAAAACTGACGACTACCCTTTTGGAGGAGGTGCTGGCATGGTTATGTCGGCCGATCCTGTTTTTCGATCATTAGAAGCCATTCAAGCAAAAGGAAAGCGGATGATATACATGTCTCCACGTGGGCGGATTCTTGATCATACATTGATTCAAGAACTCTCACAGGAGCCGGAGCTCATCTTGTTATGCGGACATTATGAAGGAATTGATCAGAGGATTTTAGATTATTGGAATATGGAGGAAGTTTCCGTAGGAGACTATATTTTAACCGGAGGGGAATTGCCGGCAATGATTTTAATTGATGCGGTGGCCCGATTTATTCCAGAAGTTCTTGGCAGCAGTGATGCAAATGTGGAAGAATCCATTTACAGCGGTTTATTGGAATATCCGCAATATACAAAACCGAGAAACTATATGGGACTGGAAGTCCCGAGTGTTTTGGTATCTGGAAACCATAAGAAAATTCATTTGTGGAAGCTTCAAAAATCCCTGGAAATAACAAAAGAGAGAAGACCGGATTTATGGGATTCTTTTATGGAAAAAAGTGGTGCACTGACAAAAGAAGAAAAGGTGATTTTACAGCAGCTTTTAGAGTCGGAAGACTTGTAGAAGCAAATGTTTTATTATATAATAAATAAAAAACATAAGTATTGAGGAAGAAGACTATGGCAAAGAAAAAAAACAACAGGAAAAGCCGTTTGATTTTGTTATTTTTCATTGCAGTCTTTGTTTTATTTGTCATCATATATATACTCCCCTCCGTGTCGGATGTCTTTAGAAGGACTTATGTTGCAGAATATGGTGGCATACAGGTAAGCGACAAAGTGACTTGCTATATTGTAAGAGAAGAGACCGTATATTTTGCAAATCGTTCCGGCACCATTCAATATTATTTAGGCGAAGGAACTAAAGTTAGAAAAAATACGAAGGTACTAGATATTTCAGCAGGAAGCGCAGAATATGAAGAGACAAAATATACGAAGATTTTGGATCGTATTCAAGGACAAGGCGTCACACCGGAACAATATGTGAGCAGCAATAATGGCTTGGTAAGCTATTATTTAGATGGATATGAAGCTTTGTTTCAACCGGATACCATGAAAGATTTAAGAAAAAAGCAACTCAAAGGATTGGAAATGGGTCTTGAAAATGTGACAAGAACTACGACATTAGCGAATGAACCCTTATTTAAAATTGTCAATAATAATGTCTGGTATGCAATTTGCTGGGTGGATGAAAAAAATATTGTCAAATATAAAGAAGGAAGAACGGTTACATTGCAGTTGCCTTTGGATGATGTAAATGGGCAGACGTTAGATATTATTGATGATGATGGCAGTTATATGGTTATTTTAAAATTTAATCGGTATTACGAAGATTTACCGCGAATCCGTAAAATAGAGGCGAATGTGATTACCGAGGATTATAAAGGATTGATTATTCCAAACCGCTGTATTACATCAGAAGATGGCAAGCCGGGAGTATATATTAAGGGTGTAGGAGGAGACAGTATTTTCCGACCAATCAAGGCAATAAGCAGTGACGGAGAGTATTCCCTTGTAGAAAATTCTTATTTTTACGAGGAAACGGAAGAGGGATCTGTTCGAGTTAAGACAATTGATGTGTATGACGAAATATTAACAAGCGGAAAACCGTAAAAACCATTGGGGGAGGTCTTACAAATGAGTTATATTAAAGAAAATATTGACCGCATCAATGCGCAGAAAAATGAAATTGCAAAATCAGTTGGCAAAAAAGAGAATGAGGTGCTGCTGGTTGCTGTAACAAAGACCAGAACAGCAGAAGAAATTAATGAAGCCATCGATGCTGGTATTACAGATATTGGCGAAAATAAGGTTCAGGAGATTATGGACAAGTTTGATCTCGTGAAACCGGTGCGTTGGCATTTAATTGGCCATTTACAGACAAATAAGGTAAAATATATTATTGATAAAGTCAATATGATTCATTCAGTGGATTCTTTAAAATTAGCAGAAGAAATTAATAAGCGTGCTGTTCAGCATAATTTGACTATGAACATTTTAATTCAGGTCAACTCTGCGCAGGAAGAAAGCAAATTTGGTATTACTACCGATGAAACTGGAAAAATGATTCAGACAATTTTAGAGAAGTGCTCAAATATCCGAATATGCGGTTTAATGTGCATTGCACCGTTTGATGAGAATTCGGATAATGTTCGCATCTATTTCCGTCAGGTAAAAGAGCTTTATGACCGATATGGCAGACAAGAGCATGAACGTTTGGATTTTCAATATTTATCTATGGGTATGTCTCACGATTTTGGAGTGGCGATTGAAGAAGGGGCGAATCTAATTCGTGTCGGCACCTCAATTTTCGGGGAGAGAGATTACAGCAAAAAAAAATAATGCGGAGGATAAGACAATGGGAGACGGAATTTTCAACAAGCTGAAGATGCTGGTGGGAATTGAAGAAGTTGATGAGGAAGATGAAGATGAAGAAGAAGAGACCATGGACTGGAAGCCAAGGGAGGTTCGCTCTTCTTATAATCAACAAAAAAATGAGAATAAAGAACTAAAGGAAAACAGGGTGGTGGCTATGCAAAACGTTACGAATCCCAGAACGACAAATCAATTTAAAATGGTGGTTATCGAACCAAAATCCTTTGATGAGAGCCCGAAACTTGTAGATAATTTAAAAGCGAAAAAACCAGTTATTATCAATTTGGAAAAATTGGAATCAGACACGGCACGAAAAATATTTGATTTTTTGAGCGGCGCTACCTATGCATTGAACGGAAATGTTGAAAAAATTGCAAATAATATTTTTGTCTTCGCTCCAGAAAATGTTGATGTTGCATCTTCTATAGATCAGAAAAATTTAAATTATTCCGATAATATAAAGAACCCATGGAGATAATAGGAGGGGGAATGGATGACATATATATTAGCTAGAGCGATCAGCTATTTTATTGAAATTGTAGTTACTCTTATTTTTATAGAAGCTTTGATGAGCTGGTTTGTAAGACCGGGGAGTAGTTTCTACCGATATTATTGCATGTTACATGCTTTAACGGAACCGATCGTTAATCCTTTTCGGCAGTTGACTTCCAGTATTGCCTATCGGACAGGAATTGATTTTGCACCATTGGTTGCAATTTTTGCGCTACAATTACTTGGAAGCGTTTTGGCTAAATTGCTGCTATTATTTTAACCGAGGAGGTTTATTATGATTACTCCGCTTGATATTCAAAACAAAGTATTTAGCAAGGGTGTACGTGGTTATAAAGAAGAGGAAGTGGATGGATTTTTAGATCTACTTACTTTAGATTTTGAAAATTTAATAGATCAAAATGAAAAATTAAAAGATCAAATAAAAAATTTAACAGCAGATTTAGAGACATATAAAAAATCGGAGAGTGCTGTATTAGAGACATTAGAGGCTGCGAAATCTCTAATGAGAGATATTTCTGCCAGTGCAGAAAAAAGAGCACAGATTCTTGTGAAAAATGCAGAATTGGATGCAGAGTTGATTTTGAGAGAAGCAAAAGAGTCGGTTGAAAGATTGACAGAAGAATCTCAGTCCTTGAAAAGCCGGCTTGGTATTTTCCGCACACGATATAAAACTCTTTTGGAATCAGAGTTGCAAAAATTTGATATTTTAAGCACTGAAATTTTTGCAGACGAGAATATGGAGGAACTTCAGGAAATTACAAAAGGTGAGATTTTTCAAGATGAAGATGGTGCAGGGAATTTCAAAACGATTACGAATCTAAGAATAGGAGATAAACGCTAGTTGTATTATGTTGTTATAATTGCAGCTGTAGTTGCATTGGATCAGGTTACAAAGTATTTGGTACAGGTGAATATGGATTTAAATCATACCATCCCGATTCTTGATGGTATTTTTCACTTTACGTACATTCATAATTACGGGGCAGCTTTTCGAATTCTAGAAAATCATCAGATTTTTTTATTATCAGTAACCGGTTTGGTTATCATTGGAATGTTTTTGTATCTGCTATGGAAAAGGAAAACAGGACATATCCTGTTTTTAATCAGTGTAGCACTCATTATCGGGGGCGGAATCGGGAATTTTATCGACCGTGCACTTCAAGGCTATGTTGTTGATTTTTTTGATTTTCGAATCTGGCCGATTTTTAATATTGCAGATATTGCAGTTGTCTGCGGTTGCATTTTGTTTAGCTTTTTCATTTTGTATTGGGAGCCACGTTTGCATAAGAAGGCACAAATTCAGTGTGGTGAGGAAGAGTGATGACAGAGGAACAAAATACAATTCATAGTTTTGAAATAGATGAATCAAATGCTGGCAAGCGTATAGATGCAGCTTTACCTGGTCTGATATCTGACGTTTCAAGAAATCATATTCAAAAATTAATTGAAGAAGGACAAGTAAAGGTAAATGGTAAGGTACAGTCTTCCAAAAAATATAAAGTGGGTCAAGGAGATTTTATTTCAGTTACTTTGCCGAAGCCGCAGAAACTAAAAGTAGAAGCACAAGACATCGATTTGAAAATTGTTTATGAGGATAAAGACCTTTTGGTGGTAAATAAGCCGAAGGGTATGGTTGTGCATCCTGCTGCGGGGAATACAGAAGGTACTTTAGTAAATGCGCTGTTGTATCACTGTACGAATTTGTCCGGGATTAACGGCGTGATCCGGCCGGGGATCGTGCATCGGATTGATAAGGATACCAGTGGTCTTCTTATGATAGCAAAAAATGATACGGCACACCGCTCTTTGACAAAGCAACTTTCCGAACATACAATAACGCGTGCTTACCGTGCAATCGTCTATCATAACTTCTCGGAAGACACAGGGAGAATTGATGCACCAATTGGAAGAGATCCGAAAAATCGATTGAGGATGGCAGTTACAACACAGAATGGCAAGCATGCTGTAACACATTACACTGTATTGGAACGGTTTGGCGATTTTACTTATATTGAAGCAAAGTTAGAAACGGGTCGCACCCATCAAATTCGAGTGCATATGGCGTACAAAAAACATCCACTTTTGGGAGATGAGGTGTATGGACCTAAAAAGGGAATATTTGGAGTCAAATCGCAGATGCTGCATGCGAAGGTTTTAGGATTTATTCATCCTGTAAGTGGAGACTATATGGAATTTGAAAGTGATTTACCAGAGGAATTTGAAGCTGTTTTAGAAAAGTTAAGAAAGCGGAAATAGGTATAATATATGGGCAAGGTGTTATTTAAGCCCGGAACGATGCTAAACCCTGTACCGGTGGTTTTGGTATCGTGTGGGGCTTCTCTTGAAAAAAGAAATTTAATTACTGTAGCATGGACTGGGATTGTAAATTCAGAACCTCCTATGGCGTATATTTCAGTGAGGAAATCAAGGTATTCTCATGCAATTATTTATAGGGAGAGAGAATTTGTAATCAATTTGACAACGGAGAAGCTCGTGAAGCAGACAGATTATTGCGGGGTGAAATCTGGTCGGGATGTAGATAAATTTAAAGAAATGGAATTGACTCCCTTTCAAGGTGAGATTGTGAAGTGTCCTATGATACAGGAGTCGCCTGTCAATTTAGAATGTAAAGTTAAAGAGATATTAAGTTTTCCGTCACACGATATGTTTTTAGCAGAGATTGTTGCGGTTCATGCAGATGATACTCTGATTAATGAAAAAGGACGGTTTCAGTTAGAAAAAGCAGGGCTGATTTGTTACAGCCATGGAGAATACTTTGGACTTGGGAGAAAACCATTAGGCAGTTTTGGCTATTCGATCATGAAAAAGAAAACAAAAAAACGAAGAATACTTGAAAGGACTGCTTCTAAATATCAGAAGAGATAAGGATAGAACGTAGGTCTGATTTACCAAATAGGGGCGTACTTCTATCAGATAAAATGGAGAAAATATGTACCGTATTTTAATTGTTGAAGACGAACTTGTGATTGCGGAGGCATTGAAAGAACACTTGTCAAAGTGGGGATATGATGTGACGTATATTACGGATTTTAAAGAAATAATGGCACAATTTATTCGCTTTAATCCACAGATGGTATTGATGGATATCTCTTTACCTTTTTTGAATGGATACCATTGGTGTACGGAAATTCGAAAAATTTCCAGTGTGCCGATTGTTTTTTTATCTTCCGCTGCGGACAATTTAAATGTTGTAATGGCGATAAACATGGGAGCGGATGACTTTATTGCAAAACCGTTTGATTTAAGTGTATTGACTGCGAAAATACAAGCTCTGATGCGAAGAAGCTATTCTTTGTCTGGACAAGTGAATGTCATGGAGCATAAAGGTGTGATCTTAAATATATCAAGTGCAACCTTAGCCTACGAAAATGAAAAAATTGAATTGACCAAAAATGATTTTAAATTGATGCAGATTTTATTCGAAAAAGCAGGAACGGTCGTTTCAAGAGATAGTATCATGACGAGGCTTTGGGAAGATGATAATTTTGTTGATGATAATACATTGACTGTAAATATTGCAAGGATTCGAAAAAAACTTGAAGATATTGGGCTTACTGACTTCATAAAGACGAAGAAAGGCATTGGGTACTTTATCGAATGAAAAAAGAAGAGCAGAGTTTATATTTTATCATTTCCTATTTTAAGGAACATATAAAGCATATATTTTTGTATGGAATGTTTTGTCTTATTTTCACATCTGTATTTTTCTTATATGATCTTCCCATTGAAGCCGTTGGTTATGCAGCATTTCTCTGTGCAATTTTGGGATGTTTTTTTATAGCTTACGATATTCTAATTCAATATAAAAAACATAAGTCCCTGCTAGAAATAAAAAATGGAATAGCGGTTGATTTAAAACAACTTCCTGAAGCTAAAACGAATATAGAAAAGGATTATCAAATTCTTTTAAAAGAACTTTTTTTAAAAAAACAGATTATGGAATCCACTTATTCTATATCGAGAAAGGATATGATGGACTATTATACGTTGTGGGTGCATCAGATTAAGACACCGATTACAGCTATGAGTCTACTTTTGCAATCCGATGATTCAAAAAAAAGTATGTCTTTACGGCAAGAGTTGTTTCGAATTGAGCAGTATGCTGAAATGGTATTACAGTACCTTCGGATTGAGAACATGTCTTCGGATTTAATGTTGGAAAAATACGATATTGAAAAAATTGTGAGACAAGCCGTAAAAAAATATGCGTCTGTTTTTATTTATAAACACATTCGTTTTACATTAAAGCCGTTAAATGCGAACGTGCTGACGGATGAAAAATGGCTTTGTTTTGTCATTGAGCAGCTGTTATCGAATGCTTTAAAATATACAAATGAAGGAGATATTTGTATTTATATGAAGCCTGATGCTGAAAAGCAGCTTGTTATAGAAGATACTGGAATTGGCATCAGCCAAGAAGATCTGCCACGTGTCTTTGAACAGGGATTTACAGGATATAATGGGAGGATGCATAAAAAAGCAAGCGGGCTCGGATTGTATTTATGCCTTCAGATTTTGAAAAAGCTTTCGCATAAAATTTTTATTGAATCAGAACCAAATTGCGGAACAAAAGTAATTTTAGATTTATCTTCCAAAGAAGTTGAAATTGAATAAACCTTACAAAATTGAAAGCTTGAAAGATAAAATGTAAGCCAAATGCATGGCAGAGATTTTATCTTTTTTTTATACTATATCTATCAAAAGGTATTTTAGATAGAAGATGGAGGGAAATATGTCGTTGTTAGAAGTAAAGAATTTAAAAAAGGTTTATACAACACGCTTTGGTGCAAATCAGGTTCAGGCACTCAGCAATGTGAACTTTTCTGTTGAAGAAGGAGAATATGTCGCAATCATGGGGGAATCAGGGTCAGGAAAAACGACTTTGTTGAATATTGTGGCATCTTTAGATAAGCCAACTTCAGGAGATGTAGTATTAAATGGAAAAAATACAGTTTTAATAAAGGAAAGTGAAATTTCTGCTTACCGTAGAAAAAATCTTGGCTTTGTATTTCAAGATTTTAATTTACTGGATACTTTTTCTCTAGAGGATAATATTTTTCTTCCTTTAGTACTGGCCGGGAAAAGTTATGGAGTGATGAAAGAAGCACTTCTTCCAATCGCAAAAAAGCTTGATATACTGCCACTTTTAAAAAAGTTTCCATACGAAGTATCTGGCGGACAAAAACAGAGGGCAGCTATAGCGAGAGCTTTGATTACAAAGCCTCAGATGGTACTTGCAGATGAGCCGACCGGGGCATTGGATTCCAAAGCAAGCGATCATTTGCTCAAGCTCTTTTCACAGATTAATGAAGAAGGGCAGACTATTTTGATGGTAACGCACAGTACAAAGGCGGCAAGCCACGCAAAACGTGTGATTTTTATTAAAGACGGAGAAGTATTTCACCAAATTTACAAAGCATCCATGTCAAATGAGCAAATGTATGAAAAAATATCAAATACACTAATCTTAATTGCGACAGGGGGGAATGAGGTTGAATAAAGTATTTTACCCAAAGCTGGCTCTGTCAAATATGAAGAAAAACTCCAAGCTGTATGTTCCTTTTATGATGGCCGTGATTGGAACGATTATGATGTTTTATATTTTATGCTCTATTTATCAGAATCAAGGAGTCGATACCATTTACGCTGGTGCACAGCTAAAAGTCATTTTAAGACTAGGGATTTATATCATTGGCTTTTTCTCGATAATTTTTTTGTTTTATACCAATCAATTTCTCATGAAACAAAGAAAGAGAGAGCTTGGTCTGTATAATATTTTAGGTATGGGGAAAAAACACATTGGGAAAATATTATTTTATGAGACAATAGGATTGTATTTATTCTGCTTGGTATGCGGACTCCTTAGTGGAATGATAATAAGCAAGCTGATGTTTTTAATTCTACTTAAACTATTAAATTTTTCGAATGCCGTTCAATTTACGGTAGAAGTAAAAGCAATTTATACAACTGTAAGCTTATTTGGCGGAGTTTTTGTGTTGGTGCTCCTTTTTAATTTAGGACAAATTTATCGATCCAAGCCGATTTCTCTATTGCGGAGCGCTCAAGTAGGAGAACGCGAACCAAAGACCAGGTGGATTATTGCTCTGATTGGATTTCTTACACTAGGAACCGGATACGGTATGGCTCTTTCTATTCAGTCACCACTTGAAGCTTTAAACTGGTTTTTTATAGCGGTTTTGCTCGTCATCATTGGAACGTATGCTCTATTCATTGCAGGCAGCATAGCACTTTTAAAAGCAGCGAGAAAAAATAAAAAATATTACTATCAGACAAAACATTTTATAGGCGTTTCCTCAATGATTTATCGTATGAAGCAAAATGCAGTGGGACTTTCAAATATTTGCATTTTATCGACGATGGTTTTGATTATGCTCTCAACGACCGTATGTCTTTATGCTGGGAAGCAAGATACTTTATTGGACCAGTACCCACAAGAAATACAACTGAGAGAAAGCAGTAAGGAAAATGGAAATGCAGAAAAAATTGTTGAAATGTTAGAAAAAAACGATCAGACATTTGATTTAAATATAAAAAATCTAATCGGCTTAGATTACCTTATATATTCTGCACAGCAAAAAGGAACGGAATTTGTTGGAAGTGATTATCAGAGTTCAAACCGAAGCTTGTACTTTATCTCCTTAGAGGATTATAACCGTCTCTCTGGTGAGAATATCATTTTAAAAGAAAATGAAGTTTTAATCAACGCAAATAGTACTTCTTATGAATCAAAGGAATGTACTATATTTGGTAATACGTATCAGGTGATGCAGACAGGTTCTAAATTGCCGCATCTCGGGTTATCTATGGCAGGCATATCGAGAGATGATTATATTATTGCACTGGTAGAATCAGATTTTCATTCTATTTTAGAGGAAATATCGAATGAAGTTTCTAGTAAGAGAGTAATAAACAGTTATGTTTCTTTTGATTTTACAGGCGATAAAGAGGAACGGGGTCAATTTATAGAAAAAATCAATCAGGCTTTAAAAGATAATGAAAGTGAAGCTTCTGTCTTTACTCGATGGGATGCTGATACGGATTATCTCTTTATCTATGGAGGGCTTTTGTTCATAGGATGCTTCTTATCTGTACTCTTTTTAATGGCTACGGTTTTGATTATTTACTATAAACAGATTTCAGAAGGATATGAAGACCAAAACCGGTTTCGAATTATGCAGCAGGTGGGAATGAGTAAGAAAGAGGTACGTGCTTCAATTAAGAGCCAGATCATGATTGTATTTTTTCTCCCGCTCGCCACAGCAGTAATCCATGTCATGTTTGCATTTCCTATGATTTCGAAATTACTCGCATTATTTCACTTAACCAATGTATCCTTATTTGTCATTTGTACAATCATTACAATATTGATTTTTTCAGTTATTTATGGAATTGTGTACAGTATTACGGCAAAAGAGTATTATAAAATAGTAAATTAATAAAAAACAAAGAAAAGTGAAGCAGAACTGCTACAAAAGCAGGAAGCTTCACTTTTCTTTTATACAACACTTCAAAATGCAGTTTAGAAGAAGATCGTGGTTGTTCTAAACATAATTAATAATAAATAATGGTATAAGGAAAGAGGAATTTAGTCAAAAACGAAGAAAAAAGAAATAAGGTGAAAATTGTAGAAAAATGTTAAAAAATCCTTATGGGATGCGGAGGAAAGAATAAAGATGAAATTATTTATTAGTGCAGATATGGAAGGCGTAGCTGGAGTAACTAATTGGTGTGAGACTCAATATGGAGGGCAGGGATATGAAGAAGCATGCCATCAAATGACTTCAGAAGTTGCAGCTGCATGCAGAGCTGCGATAGAGCTTGGGTATGAAGTGGTTATCAAAGACGGACATGAAAATGCTTTAAATATTAAGCAGACGATGCTGCCAAAGGGAGTACAGTTGATTAGAGGCTGGATGTCATCACCTGCATCCATGATGGCGGGACTAGATGATAGTTTTGATGCAGTTGCTTATATAGGCTATCATTCTCCGCAGGGAAGCGATACGAGTCCTTTGGCTCACACGATCCGGCACGATTTATTTCACTGGATTAAAATTAACGGAGAGTTGACTTCAGAGTTTTCGTTAAATGCCCTTTGGGCAGCCGCGAATAAAGTACCGTCTGTATTTCTTTCAGGAGATAACGGAATGTGTGAGATTGCGAAAAAAAATTACCCTGGTATTGTTACAGTAGCAACCAAAACAGGGATTGGAAATGCTACTTGGAATATTCATCCAGAAGAAGCGGTTGAAAGAATTGAAGAGGGTGTGCAGGCCGGATTAAAAGCGGGGGTCGCGTTGATCCCGATAAAAGATGAATATAAGATGGAAATTCATTTTAAGGATCATCAACATGCAAGGAGTGCATCTTGGTATCCGGGAGCCTTTCA
Proteins encoded in this window:
- a CDS encoding KH domain-containing protein, with the translated sequence MVELVEAIAKALVDDPEAVEVKEVQGRQAIVIELKVAPDDMGKVIGKQGRIAKALRTVVKAAATKSNKKVIVEIMQ
- the rimM gene encoding ribosome maturation factor RimM (Essential for efficient processing of 16S rRNA), which gives rise to MKDRITLGQITSAVGIKGEVRVFPYTDSMERFSQIKTLQIEEQEYTIERVSYRKNMVVLKLEGITDRNLAEQQKGKKLYLNKEDMWEIPEDTYFVSDLLGMTVFNEKGETIGMLVDVIQNSAQGLYQVEMQSGYRFLIPAVKEFILSVCIEEKTMMVRLIEGLVEL
- the trmD gene encoding tRNA (guanosine(37)-N1)-methyltransferase TrmD: MKIDVLTLFPEMFLPVTEHSILGRAKENQILDIRLTNIRDYSLDKHKKTDDYPFGGGAGMVMSADPVFRSLEAIQAKGKRMIYMSPRGRILDHTLIQELSQEPELILLCGHYEGIDQRILDYWNMEEVSVGDYILTGGELPAMILIDAVARFIPEVLGSSDANVEESIYSGLLEYPQYTKPRNYMGLEVPSVLVSGNHKKIHLWKLQKSLEITKERRPDLWDSFMEKSGALTKEEKVILQQLLESEDL
- a CDS encoding HlyD family efflux transporter periplasmic adaptor subunit: MAKKKNNRKSRLILLFFIAVFVLFVIIYILPSVSDVFRRTYVAEYGGIQVSDKVTCYIVREETVYFANRSGTIQYYLGEGTKVRKNTKVLDISAGSAEYEETKYTKILDRIQGQGVTPEQYVSSNNGLVSYYLDGYEALFQPDTMKDLRKKQLKGLEMGLENVTRTTTLANEPLFKIVNNNVWYAICWVDEKNIVKYKEGRTVTLQLPLDDVNGQTLDIIDDDGSYMVILKFNRYYEDLPRIRKIEANVITEDYKGLIIPNRCITSEDGKPGVYIKGVGGDSIFRPIKAISSDGEYSLVENSYFYEETEEGSVRVKTIDVYDEILTSGKP
- a CDS encoding YggS family pyridoxal phosphate-dependent enzyme translates to MSYIKENIDRINAQKNEIAKSVGKKENEVLLVAVTKTRTAEEINEAIDAGITDIGENKVQEIMDKFDLVKPVRWHLIGHLQTNKVKYIIDKVNMIHSVDSLKLAEEINKRAVQHNLTMNILIQVNSAQEESKFGITTDETGKMIQTILEKCSNIRICGLMCIAPFDENSDNVRIYFRQVKELYDRYGRQEHERLDFQYLSMGMSHDFGVAIEEGANLIRVGTSIFGERDYSKKK
- a CDS encoding cell division protein SepF is translated as MGDGIFNKLKMLVGIEEVDEEDEDEEEETMDWKPREVRSSYNQQKNENKELKENRVVAMQNVTNPRTTNQFKMVVIEPKSFDESPKLVDNLKAKKPVIINLEKLESDTARKIFDFLSGATYALNGNVEKIANNIFVFAPENVDVASSIDQKNLNYSDNIKNPWR
- a CDS encoding YggT family protein — its product is MTYILARAISYFIEIVVTLIFIEALMSWFVRPGSSFYRYYCMLHALTEPIVNPFRQLTSSIAYRTGIDFAPLVAIFALQLLGSVLAKLLLLF
- a CDS encoding DivIVA domain-containing protein, encoding MITPLDIQNKVFSKGVRGYKEEEVDGFLDLLTLDFENLIDQNEKLKDQIKNLTADLETYKKSESAVLETLEAAKSLMRDISASAEKRAQILVKNAELDAELILREAKESVERLTEESQSLKSRLGIFRTRYKTLLESELQKFDILSTEIFADENMEELQEITKGEIFQDEDGAGNFKTITNLRIGDKR
- the lspA gene encoding signal peptidase II — its product is MYYVVIIAAVVALDQVTKYLVQVNMDLNHTIPILDGIFHFTYIHNYGAAFRILENHQIFLLSVTGLVIIGMFLYLLWKRKTGHILFLISVALIIGGGIGNFIDRALQGYVVDFFDFRIWPIFNIADIAVVCGCILFSFFILYWEPRLHKKAQIQCGEEE
- a CDS encoding RluA family pseudouridine synthase, which encodes MTEEQNTIHSFEIDESNAGKRIDAALPGLISDVSRNHIQKLIEEGQVKVNGKVQSSKKYKVGQGDFISVTLPKPQKLKVEAQDIDLKIVYEDKDLLVVNKPKGMVVHPAAGNTEGTLVNALLYHCTNLSGINGVIRPGIVHRIDKDTSGLLMIAKNDTAHRSLTKQLSEHTITRAYRAIVYHNFSEDTGRIDAPIGRDPKNRLRMAVTTQNGKHAVTHYTVLERFGDFTYIEAKLETGRTHQIRVHMAYKKHPLLGDEVYGPKKGIFGVKSQMLHAKVLGFIHPVSGDYMEFESDLPEEFEAVLEKLRKRK
- a CDS encoding flavin reductase family protein, with product MGKVLFKPGTMLNPVPVVLVSCGASLEKRNLITVAWTGIVNSEPPMAYISVRKSRYSHAIIYREREFVINLTTEKLVKQTDYCGVKSGRDVDKFKEMELTPFQGEIVKCPMIQESPVNLECKVKEILSFPSHDMFLAEIVAVHADDTLINEKGRFQLEKAGLICYSHGEYFGLGRKPLGSFGYSIMKKKTKKRRILERTASKYQKR
- a CDS encoding response regulator transcription factor, producing the protein MYRILIVEDELVIAEALKEHLSKWGYDVTYITDFKEIMAQFIRFNPQMVLMDISLPFLNGYHWCTEIRKISSVPIVFLSSAADNLNVVMAINMGADDFIAKPFDLSVLTAKIQALMRRSYSLSGQVNVMEHKGVILNISSATLAYENEKIELTKNDFKLMQILFEKAGTVVSRDSIMTRLWEDDNFVDDNTLTVNIARIRKKLEDIGLTDFIKTKKGIGYFIE
- a CDS encoding sensor histidine kinase, which encodes MKKEEQSLYFIISYFKEHIKHIFLYGMFCLIFTSVFFLYDLPIEAVGYAAFLCAILGCFFIAYDILIQYKKHKSLLEIKNGIAVDLKQLPEAKTNIEKDYQILLKELFLKKQIMESTYSISRKDMMDYYTLWVHQIKTPITAMSLLLQSDDSKKSMSLRQELFRIEQYAEMVLQYLRIENMSSDLMLEKYDIEKIVRQAVKKYASVFIYKHIRFTLKPLNANVLTDEKWLCFVIEQLLSNALKYTNEGDICIYMKPDAEKQLVIEDTGIGISQEDLPRVFEQGFTGYNGRMHKKASGLGLYLCLQILKKLSHKIFIESEPNCGTKVILDLSSKEVEIE